A DNA window from Staphylococcus warneri contains the following coding sequences:
- the uxaC gene encoding glucuronate isomerase — translation MAFINENFMLENEIAKHLYHDFAKDMPIYDYHCHLDPKQISDNVKCDNIAELWLSGDHYKWRAMRAQGIEEKYITGDAEPLEKFKKWAEALENSIGNPLYHWSQLELKMYFNIDDLLTSDNAEEIYHRANDYLKEHQVTTQSLISNSNVNLICTTDNPTDDLAYHDAIKAQDDFKTVVLPAFRPDDVFKVGEPAFLEFVQKLERTTHNIENATQFVEALNQRIQYFHDKGGRLADHGLEEIHFENYTTQEIETIYNKALNKEDISTHEQFQFQTFMLNALSKAYYERGWVMQIHFGAIRNNNTKMFEQVGRDAGFDSIRDQNNLAYHLNATLDMMEKENHLPKTILYNLNPIYNDIVGSTIANFQTEPGIQSKVQHGAGWWFNDTKRGMLRQMSSLADQGLLMHFVGMLTDSRSFISYSRHDYFRRILSTFIGDLVEKGEIPNDDRLLQKMIENICYNNAYHYFKLIKED, via the coding sequence ATGGCTTTTATCAATGAAAACTTTATGTTGGAAAATGAAATAGCTAAACATTTATATCACGATTTTGCGAAAGATATGCCAATTTACGATTATCACTGTCATCTAGATCCTAAACAAATTAGTGATAATGTTAAATGCGATAATATCGCTGAACTATGGTTGAGTGGTGACCATTACAAGTGGCGTGCCATGCGAGCGCAAGGTATAGAAGAAAAATACATTACTGGTGATGCAGAGCCACTTGAAAAATTCAAAAAATGGGCTGAAGCATTAGAAAATTCTATTGGGAATCCTTTATATCATTGGTCACAATTAGAATTAAAAATGTATTTCAATATTGATGATTTACTTACTAGTGATAACGCAGAAGAAATATATCATCGTGCGAATGATTATTTGAAAGAACATCAGGTTACAACTCAATCTCTTATTAGTAATTCAAATGTCAATTTGATTTGTACTACTGACAATCCAACAGATGATTTAGCTTATCATGATGCGATTAAAGCACAAGATGATTTCAAAACGGTGGTTTTACCAGCATTCCGACCTGACGATGTTTTTAAAGTAGGCGAACCTGCTTTTCTTGAATTCGTACAAAAGTTAGAACGAACAACGCACAACATTGAAAATGCAACGCAATTTGTAGAAGCACTTAATCAACGTATTCAATATTTCCATGACAAGGGTGGCCGTTTAGCTGACCATGGTTTAGAGGAAATCCATTTTGAAAACTATACAACTCAAGAAATTGAAACAATATATAATAAGGCGCTCAATAAAGAAGACATATCTACACATGAACAATTCCAATTCCAGACATTTATGTTGAACGCGTTAAGTAAAGCTTATTATGAGCGTGGTTGGGTAATGCAAATTCATTTCGGTGCGATTCGTAACAATAATACTAAAATGTTTGAACAAGTAGGTAGAGATGCTGGATTTGATTCTATTCGAGATCAAAATAATCTTGCTTATCACTTAAATGCTACATTAGATATGATGGAAAAAGAAAATCATTTACCGAAAACGATTTTATATAATTTAAATCCAATCTATAACGATATTGTTGGATCTACAATTGCCAATTTCCAAACTGAACCAGGTATTCAAAGTAAAGTCCAACACGGTGCTGGTTGGTGGTTTAACGATACGAAACGTGGCATGTTAAGACAAATGTCATCATTGGCAGATCAAGGTTTACTTATGCATTTTGTAGGTATGCTAACAGATTCAAGAAGTTTCATTTCATATTCAAGACATGATTACTTTAGACGCATTTTATCTACATTTATAGGTGATTTAGTAGAAAAAGGTGAAATTCCGAACGATGACCGCTTATTACAAAAAATGATTGAGAACATTTGCTACAACAATGCATATCACTATTTCAAGCTCATTAAGGAGGACTAA